A section of the Gallus gallus isolate bGalGal1 chromosome 4, bGalGal1.mat.broiler.GRCg7b, whole genome shotgun sequence genome encodes:
- the C4orf33 gene encoding UPF0462 protein C4orf33 homolog → MQNTKMELRIEHTWDGLPVSHDPVTIALKSYDAGLLMQVSAPFFNDPPAPLGEPGKPFRKLWDYEVVEAFFLSDRSEQYLEVELCPHGQHLLLLLSGKRRVWKEELPLEFDVTRTETKWEGTAHLPWNYFPPGTSKFNAYAIYGSGEHRKYEALYPVPRHKLQEGQKPDFHRLEFFQELNLKELMGEDWKQPESHLWKSHTE, encoded by the exons ATGCAGAACACGAAGATGGAGTTAAGAATTGAGCACACGTGGGACGGTTTACCCGTGAGCCATGACCCAGTAACAATTGCACTGAAGTCGTATGATGCAGGACTGCTAATGCAAGTTAGTGCTCCCTTCTTCAATGATCCTCCAGCACCGCTTGGAGAGCCAGGGAAACCCTTTAGAAAGCTGTGGGACTACGAAG TTGTAGAAGCATTTTTCTTGAGTGACAGGAGTGAGCAGTATCTAGAAGTTGAACTTTGTCC TCACGGACAACACTTACTGTTGCTGCTTTCTGGCAAAAGAAGAGTGTGGAAA GAAGAACTGCCCTTAGAATTTGATGTGACCAGAACAGAAACCAAATGGGAAGGTACAGCTCATCTTCCTTGGAATTATTTTCCGCCGGGCACTAGCAAGTTCAATGCATATGCAATCTATGGCTCAggagaacacagaaaatatgaagCACTTTATCCTGTGCCTCGCCACAAGCTTCAGGAAGGACAGAAACCAGATTT TCATCGCCTGGAATTTTTCCAAGAATTGAACCTGAAAGAACTAATGGGAGAAGACTGGAAGCAGCCTGAATCGCATCTATGGAAGTCTCACACTGAATAG